One Deinococcus sp. YIM 134068 genomic region harbors:
- a CDS encoding L-rhamnose mutarotase: MRGEHLAEYRARHAQVWPDMLGALRETGWHNYSLFLGDDGLLIGYFETPDLRAAQEGMRGREVNARWQAEMAPFFEDLGGKAPDEGFLRLEEVFHLD, translated from the coding sequence GTGAGGGGCGAACACCTCGCCGAGTACCGGGCGCGGCACGCCCAGGTCTGGCCCGACATGCTCGGGGCTTTGCGCGAGACCGGCTGGCACAACTACTCGCTGTTTCTGGGGGACGACGGTCTCCTGATCGGCTACTTCGAGACGCCGGACCTGCGGGCCGCGCAGGAGGGCATGCGGGGGCGTGAAGTGAACGCGCGCTGGCAGGCCGAGATGGCCCCCTTCTTCGAGGACCTCGGCGGCAAGGCCCCGGACGAGGGCTTCCTGC